From the Acidovorax sp. NCPPB 3576 genome, the window GCGGCGGCGCACAGGCCGCGGCCAAGCCCAGCGCGCTCGAAGCCGCTGCGGCCGCAGCGCAGGCACAGGCCGCGGCACTGCCCGCGACCGATGTGAAGTTCTGCGCGATCGACGACCCGACCTGCGAAGCCTGCCAGTGATGCGCACGCCATGCGCGGCACCCGATCGATCGGGGTGCCGCGCATGTGCAGTGAAGCAACAAAAACATGGCTGCATCACGCTCCAGCGCTTTTAATTTTGCAGCGCTGCTTTCATAATCCGACCATTGGAAAACCTATGCTGACCTGGGACGAAGAAGTCAAGCCCTCATCGCAGAAACTCTTGGACGGCGGTCTGCAAAACAACCGCCTGGAGGAGTCGACTCCCGCGCCTTCGCAAGCTGCCGCAGTGCCCGCTCCAAGCCTGTCCGCCAGCAGTGCGCCTGCACCATCGGAACCGCCTGCCGCCACCGTGCACCGCCGCGTGAATGCCGCCGACAAGCGCATCATCAACGGCCAGACCGACGTCAATCAGCTGGTGCCCTTCAAGTACAAGTGGGCCTGGGAAAAGTACCTCGCCACCTGCGCCAACCACTGGATGCCGCAAGAGGTGAACATGACGCGCGACATCGCGTTGTGGAAAGACCCGAACGGCCTGACCGAAGACGAGCGCCGCATCATCAAGCGCAACCTCGGCTTCTTCGTGACCGCCGACTCGCTGGCCGCCAACAACATCGTGCTGGGCACGTACCGCCACATCACCGCGCCCGAATGCCGCCAGTTCCTGCTGCGCCAGGCCTTCGAGGAAGCGATCCACACGCACGCCTACCAGTACATCGTCGAATCGCTCGGCCTCGACGAGAGCGAGATCTTCAACGCGTACAACGAAGTCGCATCCATCCGCAACAAGGACGAATTCCTGATCCCTTTCATCGAGGCGATCATGGACCCCAACTTCAAGACCGGCACGCCCGAGACCGACCAGACACTGCTCAAGTCGCTGATCGTCTTCGCCTGCCTGATGGAAGGCCTGTTCTTCTACGTCGGCTTCACGCAGATCCTGGCCCTCGGCCGCCAGAACAAGATGACCGGCGCGGCCGAGCAGTACCAGTACATCCTGCGCGACGAGTCGATGCACTGCAACTTCGGCATCGACCTGATCAACCAGCTCAAGCTGGAGAACCCGCACCTGTGGACCGCGGAGTTCAAGGAAGAGATCAACGCCCTGTTCATGAAGGCCGTCGAACTCGAATACCAGTACGCCGAAGACACCATGCCGCGCGGCGTGCTGGGCATGAACGCCTCCATGTTCAAGGGCTACCTGCGCTACATCGCCAACCGCCGTGCCACGCAAATCGGGCTCGAAGCGCTGTTCCCCAACGAAGAAAACCCCTTCCCCTGGATGAGCGAGATGATCGACCTCAAGAAGGAGCGCAACTTCTTCGAGACCCGCGTCATCGAGTACCAGTCCGGCGGTGCACTGTCCTGGGATTAGCCTCCCGACACATTCCAGGCCATGCATTTTCATTCCACGTCCCGCACCGGCAGCGCTGTAAAGCACTGCCGCGCGGGACGTTACCGTGTTCATGGCGGTGGGACGTTTCCCATCCCCATGGATCGCTCCATGTCCAATGCAGGCGTGGAGTGCTCTTTGCAAATTGACCCAAGGAGAAAATGATGGCAACTGCGAAAAAGACCGCCGCCAAGAAGGCTGCACCTGCGAAGAAAGCCGCCGCCCCCGCCAAGAAGGCCGTGGTAGCGAAGAAGGCCGCCGCTCCGGCAAAGAAGGCAGCGCCTGCCAAGAAAGCCGCCGCCCCCGCCAAGAAGGTAACGGCTGCGAAGAAGGCAGCTGCACCGGCCAAGAAGGCTGCAGCTCCAGCGAAGAAGGCAGCGCCTGCCAAAAAGGCCGCCGCCCCCGCCAAGAAGGTAACGGCTGCGAAGAAGGCAGCTGCACCGGCCAAGAAGGCCGCCGCTCCGGCAAAGAAAGCCGCAGCGCCAGCAAAGAAGGCAACGGCGGTGAAGAAGTCGTCGGCAGCGCCTGCCAAGAAGGCTGCGGCTGCACCGGCCGCCAAGAAGGCCAGCGCAAAGCCTGCCACCGCGACCAAGAAGGTCGTGGCTTCGGCGAAGAAGACCTCGGCGGCTCCCGCTGCCAAGAAACCTGCCGCAGCACCGGCCGCCAAGAAGGCCGCCGCGCCCAAGAAAGCCGCCAAGGCCCCTGCGCCCGCGCCTGCAGCCCAGACCACGCTGAACCCCCAGGCAGCCTGGCCCTTCCCTACGGGTGGCAAGCCGTAAGGCCCAGCCCCTCGGGAAACCCCGCCAACCCGGTGCCCTGCACCGGGTTTTTTATGTCCGGGCCGCGCCCACTTCGTGCTTCAGGCGGGCATCAGGCCGTCGATTATTCGGGGCGAAAATCGAGCACGTAGTTCTGCGGGCCGCGCTGCGCGATCTTGAGCGCGCCCATGCGGTTGCCCAGCTCCGCGCACCGGACCAGCGGCCAGCCGCGCTCCAGGCCGAACAGCAGCGCGCCCCGCCAGGCGTCCCCGCAGCCGGTGGGATCGACCACCTCGGCCGGCGCCGCGACCGGCACATGGGTGCGCTCGCCGTTTTCCCACACGTCGCAGCCTTCGGCACCCAGCGTGACGATGAGGCCTTCGACCTTGCGGGAGATTTCCGCCAGGCTCCACCCCGTGCGCTCGCACAGCATCCGGCCTTCGTAGTCGTTCACGGTGATCCAGGTGGCCTGTTCGATGAACTGCCCCAGTTCCTGCCCGTTGAACATGGGCAGGCCCTGGCCCGGATCGAACACGAACGGAATGCCTGCCCCGGCCAGTTGCGAGGCGTGCTGCAGCA encodes:
- a CDS encoding ribonucleotide-diphosphate reductase subunit beta; amino-acid sequence: MLTWDEEVKPSSQKLLDGGLQNNRLEESTPAPSQAAAVPAPSLSASSAPAPSEPPAATVHRRVNAADKRIINGQTDVNQLVPFKYKWAWEKYLATCANHWMPQEVNMTRDIALWKDPNGLTEDERRIIKRNLGFFVTADSLAANNIVLGTYRHITAPECRQFLLRQAFEEAIHTHAYQYIVESLGLDESEIFNAYNEVASIRNKDEFLIPFIEAIMDPNFKTGTPETDQTLLKSLIVFACLMEGLFFYVGFTQILALGRQNKMTGAAEQYQYILRDESMHCNFGIDLINQLKLENPHLWTAEFKEEINALFMKAVELEYQYAEDTMPRGVLGMNASMFKGYLRYIANRRATQIGLEALFPNEENPFPWMSEMIDLKKERNFFETRVIEYQSGGALSWD
- a CDS encoding histone, which gives rise to MATAKKTAAKKAAPAKKAAAPAKKAVVAKKAAAPAKKAAPAKKAAAPAKKVTAAKKAAAPAKKAAAPAKKAAPAKKAAAPAKKVTAAKKAAAPAKKAAAPAKKAAAPAKKATAVKKSSAAPAKKAAAAPAAKKASAKPATATKKVVASAKKTSAAPAAKKPAAAPAAKKAAAPKKAAKAPAPAPAAQTTLNPQAAWPFPTGGKP
- a CDS encoding carbohydrate kinase family protein — protein: MAALICGSLAFDTIMTFEGRFAEQILPDQLHILNVSFLVPSLRRDFGGCAGNIAYSLKLLGGDPVPMAMLGSDGASYLERLGSLAIDTRHVGQVDDLYTAQAMIMTDRDNNQITAFHPGAMMQAHRTRIVAEPDLRLAIIAPDGRDAMLQHASQLAGAGIPFVFDPGQGLPMFNGQELGQFIEQATWITVNDYEGRMLCERTGWSLAEISRKVEGLIVTLGAEGCDVWENGERTHVPVAAPAEVVDPTGCGDAWRGALLFGLERGWPLVRCAELGNRMGALKIAQRGPQNYVLDFRPE